A single genomic interval of Streptomyces sp. BA2 harbors:
- a CDS encoding ComEA family DNA-binding protein: protein MTVPQVVRQPQAEGVTVPQLERQARSVSLAEGVAVPQVRVQGVRQRESVAGSQAPPQPQPQPQPQPQPVDGGGVGAPLRGRVGLVVRERLPLWLQLRCGLERRSLVALLVVLVLAAVFATQHFWAGRTQPVRAPDVVGAAPDRNAEPSPSPGAAPAPEGRGRSAAGGIVVDVSGKVRSPGILRMPAGSRVADALKAAGGVRPGTDTDGLNRARLLIDGEQVVVGAPVTAAPAAPAAPAAPAAPAGPGAGAAAGSTGASPAAPVGLNTATAEQLDELPGVGPVLAQHIIDYRTEHGGFRSVDELREVNGIGDKRYADLQNLVRP, encoded by the coding sequence GTGACGGTGCCGCAGGTCGTACGGCAGCCGCAGGCGGAGGGTGTGACGGTGCCGCAGTTGGAGCGGCAGGCGCGGTCGGTGTCGCTGGCGGAGGGCGTCGCCGTGCCGCAGGTCCGGGTGCAGGGGGTGCGGCAGCGGGAGTCAGTGGCGGGGTCTCAGGCTCCTCCGCAGCCGCAGCCGCAGCCGCAGCCGCAGCCGCAGCCTGTGGATGGTGGTGGGGTGGGGGCGCCCTTGCGGGGGCGGGTGGGGCTTGTTGTGCGGGAGCGGTTGCCGTTGTGGCTGCAGCTGCGCTGCGGCCTTGAGCGGCGGAGTCTGGTCGCGCTCCTGGTGGTCCTCGTCCTCGCGGCGGTCTTCGCCACCCAGCACTTCTGGGCAGGGCGGACACAGCCGGTGCGGGCACCGGACGTGGTCGGCGCGGCGCCCGATCGGAACGCGGAGCCGTCTCCGTCGCCGGGAGCCGCGCCTGCTCCAGAGGGCAGGGGCCGGTCGGCGGCCGGCGGGATCGTCGTGGACGTCAGCGGCAAGGTCCGCAGCCCCGGAATCCTGCGGATGCCCGCGGGTTCCAGAGTCGCCGACGCACTGAAGGCCGCGGGTGGAGTCCGCCCCGGCACGGACACGGACGGCCTGAACCGTGCCCGTCTGCTCATCGACGGCGAACAGGTGGTGGTGGGCGCTCCGGTGACGGCAGCACCGGCAGCACCGGCAGCACCGGCAGCACCGGCAGCTCCCGCCGGACCTGGCGCGGGGGCGGCCGCGGGGTCGACGGGCGCGAGCCCAGCCGCCCCGGTCGGCCTCAACACAGCCACCGCCGAGCAGCTCGACGAACTGCCGGGCGTCGGCCCCGTGCTGGCCCAGCACATCATCGACTACCGCACGGAACACGGCGGCTTCCGCTCGGTGGACGAACTGCGCGAGGTCAATGGAATCGGCGACAAACGCTATGCCGACCTGCAGAATCTCGTGCGGCCATGA
- a CDS encoding DegV family protein, whose protein sequence is MSRHVAIVTDSTAYLPQRTMERHGITSVPLTVVIGDQALEEGTEISARSLALALQKRRSVTTSRPSPEVFAETYRKVAESGATAIVSLHLSAEFSGTYDAAVLAAKDAPVPVRVVDTGMVAMALGFCALAAAEAAESGGSVDEAVTAAEKRAANTSAYFYVDTLDYLRRGGRIGAAQALLGSALAVKPLLQLDGGRIEMLEKVRTASKAIARLEEIVVERAGSNRVDIAVHHLAAPERASTLADRLRDRVPGLAELHVSEVGAVIGAHTGPGLLGAVVSPW, encoded by the coding sequence ATGTCCCGTCATGTCGCGATCGTCACGGATTCAACGGCCTATCTGCCGCAGCGGACGATGGAGCGGCACGGCATCACGTCGGTACCTCTGACCGTGGTCATCGGCGACCAGGCGCTCGAAGAGGGCACCGAGATCTCCGCCCGCTCCCTGGCCCTGGCGCTGCAGAAACGGCGTTCCGTGACCACATCGCGGCCGAGCCCGGAAGTCTTCGCGGAGACCTATCGCAAGGTCGCCGAGTCGGGCGCGACGGCCATCGTCTCGCTGCATCTGTCCGCCGAGTTCTCGGGCACGTACGACGCGGCGGTCCTCGCCGCGAAGGACGCGCCGGTGCCTGTGCGGGTGGTGGACACCGGGATGGTCGCGATGGCCCTCGGCTTCTGCGCGCTCGCGGCGGCGGAGGCCGCGGAGTCGGGCGGCTCGGTGGACGAGGCGGTGACGGCGGCGGAGAAACGGGCCGCGAACACGTCCGCGTACTTCTACGTCGACACACTGGACTATCTGCGCCGTGGCGGCCGGATCGGCGCCGCACAGGCCCTGTTGGGCTCGGCGCTGGCCGTGAAGCCCCTGCTTCAGCTGGACGGCGGGCGCATCGAGATGCTGGAGAAGGTGCGGACGGCGTCCAAGGCGATCGCCCGGCTCGAGGAGATCGTGGTCGAGCGGGCCGGGTCGAACCGCGTCGACATCGCGGTGCATCACCTGGCGGCCCCGGAACGGGCATCCACCCTCGCGGACCGCCTCAGGGACCGGGTACCAGGCCTCGCGGAGCTGCATGTGAGCGAGGTCGGCGCGGTGATCGGGGCGCATACGGGGCCGGGGTTGTTGGGGGCTGTGGTTTCGCCCTGGTGA
- the leuS gene encoding leucine--tRNA ligase: protein MSETNSAAASEVAAPHRYTAALAADIEARWQDFWDADGTYEAPNPSGDLAPSAEASAAQAALVAKPKKFIMDMFPYPSGAGLHVGHPLGYIATDVYARFQRMTGHNVLHTLGFDAFGLPAEQYAVQTGTHPRVSTEANIENMKTQLRGLGLGHDNRRSFATIDPDYYKWTQWIFVQIFNSWYDEEAKKARPIADLVAQFDSGERAVPGTTRAWSELNAAERAEVLGEFRLAYASDAPVNWCPGLGTVLANEEVTADGRSERGNFPVFKAKLRQWNMRITAYADRLLDDLDGLDWPEAIKLQQRNWIGRSEGARVDFPVGSEDGDAITVFTTRQDTLFGATYMVLAPEHELVDKVVPDAWPEGTHETWTGGHATPAEAVAKYRAFAASKSDVERQADAKEKTGVFTGVYATNPVSGEQVPVFIADYVLMGYGTGAIMAVPAHDSRDFAFARAFHLPMHCVVEPSDGRGTDTATWDDAFSSYEAKLVNSSNEEISLDGLDVAGAKARITGWLATRGIGEGTVNFRLRDWLFSRQRYWGEPFPIVYDEDGVAHSLPESMLPLELPEVEDYSPRTFDPDDADTSPETPLSRNEDWVNVTLDLGDGPKKYRRETNTMPNWAGSCWYELRYLDPHNDQKLVDPAVEQYWMGPREGQPTGGVDLYVGGAEHAVLHLLYARFWSKMLFDLGHISSSEPFHKLFNQGMIQAYVYRDSRGFPVQATEVEERDGQYFFEGEPVKRELGKMGKSLKNAVTPDEICEEYGADTLRLYEMAMGPLDVSRPWDTRAVVGQYRLLQRMWRLIVDESTGEVTVADVAESDIAEGTLRALHKAIDGVRQDLDGMRFNTAIAKITELNNYLTKEGGTLPRSVAERLVLLIAPLAPHVGEELWRKLGHTDSVVHQDFPVADPAYVVDETVTCVVQIKGKVRARLEVSPSISDEELEKVALGDERVLAAMDGAGIRKVIVRAPKLVNIVPA, encoded by the coding sequence ATGAGCGAGACGAATTCTGCTGCCGCCTCCGAGGTGGCCGCACCGCACCGCTACACGGCCGCCCTGGCCGCCGACATCGAGGCACGCTGGCAGGACTTCTGGGACGCCGACGGCACGTACGAGGCGCCGAACCCGAGCGGTGACCTGGCGCCGTCCGCCGAGGCGTCGGCCGCGCAGGCCGCGCTGGTCGCCAAGCCCAAGAAGTTCATCATGGACATGTTCCCGTACCCCTCCGGCGCCGGCCTGCACGTCGGCCACCCGCTGGGCTACATCGCCACGGACGTCTACGCGCGCTTCCAGCGCATGACGGGCCACAACGTCCTGCACACCCTGGGCTTCGACGCCTTCGGCCTGCCCGCCGAGCAGTACGCCGTGCAGACGGGCACGCACCCCCGGGTCTCCACCGAGGCCAACATCGAGAACATGAAGACGCAGCTGCGCGGTCTGGGCCTGGGCCACGACAATCGCCGCTCCTTCGCGACGATCGACCCGGACTACTACAAGTGGACCCAGTGGATCTTCGTACAGATCTTCAACTCCTGGTACGACGAGGAGGCGAAGAAGGCCCGTCCGATCGCCGACCTGGTCGCGCAGTTCGACAGCGGTGAGCGTGCCGTACCGGGCACCACGCGCGCGTGGAGCGAGCTGAACGCCGCGGAGCGCGCTGAGGTACTGGGCGAGTTCCGCCTGGCATACGCGTCCGACGCGCCCGTCAACTGGTGCCCCGGCCTGGGCACCGTCCTGGCGAACGAGGAGGTCACCGCCGACGGCCGGTCCGAGCGCGGCAACTTCCCCGTCTTCAAGGCCAAGCTGCGTCAGTGGAACATGCGCATCACGGCGTACGCGGACCGCCTGCTGGACGACCTGGACGGCCTGGACTGGCCCGAGGCCATCAAGCTGCAGCAGCGCAACTGGATCGGCCGCTCCGAAGGCGCCCGCGTCGACTTCCCGGTCGGCTCCGAGGACGGCGACGCGATCACCGTCTTCACCACCCGCCAGGACACGCTGTTCGGCGCCACCTACATGGTCCTGGCGCCCGAGCACGAGCTGGTCGACAAGGTCGTCCCCGACGCCTGGCCCGAGGGCACCCACGAGACGTGGACCGGCGGGCACGCCACCCCGGCCGAGGCCGTCGCCAAGTACCGCGCGTTCGCCGCCTCCAAGTCCGACGTGGAGCGCCAGGCCGACGCCAAGGAGAAGACCGGCGTCTTCACCGGCGTCTACGCCACCAACCCGGTCAGCGGCGAGCAGGTCCCGGTCTTCATCGCCGACTACGTCCTGATGGGCTACGGCACCGGCGCGATCATGGCCGTCCCGGCGCACGACAGCCGCGACTTCGCCTTCGCCCGCGCCTTCCACCTGCCGATGCACTGCGTGGTCGAGCCCTCGGACGGCCGCGGTACCGACACGGCGACGTGGGACGACGCCTTCTCCTCCTACGAGGCGAAGCTGGTCAACTCCTCGAACGAGGAGATCTCGCTGGACGGCCTGGACGTCGCCGGTGCCAAGGCACGGATCACCGGCTGGCTGGCCACGCGCGGCATCGGCGAGGGCACCGTCAACTTCCGCCTGCGCGACTGGCTGTTCAGCCGCCAGCGCTACTGGGGCGAGCCCTTCCCGATCGTCTACGACGAGGACGGCGTCGCCCACTCGCTGCCCGAGTCGATGCTGCCCCTGGAGCTGCCGGAGGTCGAGGACTACTCCCCGCGCACCTTCGACCCGGACGACGCGGACACCTCTCCGGAGACGCCGCTGTCCCGCAACGAGGACTGGGTCAACGTCACCCTGGACCTGGGCGACGGGCCCAAGAAGTACCGCCGCGAGACCAACACCATGCCCAACTGGGCCGGTTCGTGCTGGTACGAGCTGCGCTACCTGGACCCGCACAACGACCAGAAGCTGGTCGACCCGGCCGTCGAGCAGTACTGGATGGGCCCGCGCGAGGGGCAGCCGACCGGTGGCGTCGACCTGTACGTGGGCGGTGCCGAGCACGCGGTGCTGCACCTGCTGTACGCCCGCTTCTGGTCGAAGATGCTGTTCGACCTGGGGCACATCTCGTCCTCCGAGCCGTTCCACAAGCTGTTCAACCAGGGCATGATCCAGGCCTACGTGTACCGCGACAGCCGCGGCTTCCCGGTCCAGGCGACCGAGGTCGAGGAGCGCGACGGCCAGTACTTCTTCGAGGGCGAGCCGGTCAAGCGCGAGCTGGGCAAGATGGGCAAGTCCCTGAAGAACGCCGTCACTCCGGACGAGATCTGCGAGGAGTACGGCGCGGACACCCTGCGCCTGTACGAGATGGCGATGGGCCCGCTGGACGTCTCGCGCCCGTGGGACACGCGCGCGGTGGTCGGCCAGTACCGCCTGCTGCAGCGCATGTGGCGTCTGATCGTCGACGAGTCGACCGGTGAGGTCACGGTCGCGGACGTCGCGGAGTCCGACATCGCCGAGGGCACGCTGCGCGCCCTGCACAAGGCGATCGACGGCGTGCGCCAGGACCTGGACGGCATGCGGTTCAACACCGCCATCGCCAAGATCACCGAGCTGAACAACTACCTGACCAAGGAGGGCGGCACGCTGCCGCGCTCGGTCGCCGAGCGCCTGGTGCTGCTGATCGCTCCGCTGGCCCCCCACGTCGGCGAGGAGCTGTGGCGCAAGCTGGGCCACACCGACTCGGTCGTCCACCAGGACTTCCCCGTCGCCGACCCGGCGTACGTCGTCGACGAGACCGTGACCTGCGTCGTGCAGATCAAGGGCAAGGTCAGGGCGCGCCTGGAGGTCTCCCCGTCGATCTCGGACGAGGAGCTGGAGAAGGTGGCCCTGGGGGACGAGAGGGTGCTGGCCGCGATGGACGGCGCCGGGATCCGCAAGGTCATCGTGCGGGCGCCGAAGCTGGTGAACATCGTTCCGGCGTAG